The DNA window GCGGACCGCCCACGGCCCCTCGGTCTCGGGTTGGTGATTCTGGGCGCCGCCGTCGTACGCGTCGTTGGCGCTCTCGTGGTCGTCCCACGTGCAGATCCACGGAACCGAGAGGTGCGCCGCCTTCAGATCGGGGTCGCTCTTGTACTGTCCATGCCGAATTCGATAATCGGCGAGGCTGACGATCTCGTGCACCGGGTCATGCTGGCGAACGACTCCGTTCTTGCCCGCGAAACCCCCGGTTTCGTACTCGTAGATGTAATCGCCCAGATGAATGATCGCGTCCAGATCGCTCCGACTCGACAGGTGACGGTAGGCACCGAAATAGCCGGACTCCCAGTTCGAGCACGACACGACACCGAATCTGATGCGCTGGACGTCGGCATCGTTCGCCGGGGCAGTCCTAGTCGATCCGACGACGGACTGGATACCCGCAGCCGCCCCGTCGAGTACCTCGAAGCAGTAATAGTAGGTCGTCGCGGAGACGAGACCGTCGACGTCGATCTTCACCGTGTGGTCCACACCGGAATCGGTCGTCGTCGTCCCGCTGCGAACGAGGGCGGTCAGTTCGGGATCGGTGGCCACCCGCCACCGCACCGTCGTCGCCGGTCCGTTTCCGGAGCCCGGCGTCGCGTCCGGAGTCGGGGTGACCCGCGTCCAGAGAATCACCGCATCGGGGGTCGGATCACCGGACGCGACGCCGTGTTGAAAAGGCACGAATTCCTCGCCCTCCGCATGCGCCACCGCCGGCACCGCCGAGGCTGCTCCCGCAGCAGCGATCGCTACCGTCGACGTTCGAAGGAACCCACGTCTGGACACACCCTGTCTCACAACCACCGATCCAGTCCATGCGAACTTCGGCGCGCGGTCAAGTCGGGCTGGCCACCGGGGCCGAGAATGCACTTTCCGACCGTCAGAGGTACACGCCGACGCCGGCGATGATGTGCTCGGTCATGTTCCGCAGAGCGTCGAACTGGCCGTGATTGCCGTACTTCTGGCGGAGGGTGCCGAAATCGAAAAAATCGGCAGACTGAGCAATCTGGTTGGATTCCGGGATCCAATGCGGGATCACTGTGGGTGGGCGGGGCCGCGCTTCCCGTTCGCATGCGGGCAGCGACTCGTACTCGAACACTGCACTCTGCAGCCGCTCGATGGTGGCTCGGTGCAACGTCGAACTCGACCGATACTTCGTGATGATCACACCGAGCGGCGTCACCCCGTGCCCGGTTCGGTCGGTGAATCGCTGTACACGTCGTTGCAGTTGCGGAATGCCGTAAGTGGAGAGGACGTCGGGAATCGCTGGGACGACGTAGGCGTCGGCCATCATCAGGCCGTTGGCAGTTACGATCCCGAGGTTCGGTGCGCAGTCGAGCAGGATGAAGTCGTACGAGGACTGCAGCCCGGCCAATGCAGCCCGCAGCACCAACAGTGGTTCCAAGGATCCTGGCACCTCGTACTGCCAGGCGTTCATCTCCTCCTGGGTTTCCATCAGGTCCAGGGAAGAGGCGATGAGATCGACGCCTCGCACCGATTCGAGCGGTGACGCACCGTGCTGGACGGCCTTCTCGACGTCGAACTCAGGTAGCCCCGCATCGAGCGCGCTCGCGAACAACGAGTTCACCGTCGAGCCCTCGTCGTTGACGATTTGCCAACGCTGCTCGCCGATCATCATCGTCGTCAGGTTGGTCTGCGGGTCGAGGTCGACGAGCAACACTCGATAGCCGAACTCGGCCGACATGAACTCGGCCAGCGCCGCCGTCGTCGTCGATTTCCCGACGCCACCCTTGAGGTTGATCGTTGCGATGACAGTCGCCATGGCAGAGACCCTTTCTGCGCGTGAGTGTCGCGGCCTAGTTCAGCACAGAGCCGACGGGTTTGCTGATGTATCGATCCGAGCACTCTCGTGGGTATGAGCTCCCCGTTATGGCTGTTCGGTGACCAGCTCGGCCCGCACTTCCACTCCACGCCGGAACATCAGGACCGGGACGTGCTGCTCGTCGAGAGCGTGCGGGTTCTTCGTAGGAAGACCTTCCACCGGCAGAAACTGCACCTCGTGCTGTCCGGTATGCGTCATCTGGCGGACGAGTTGGGTGGGCGCGCGACGTACCTTCGGACCGAGACGTACCGGGAGGCACTCGAGAAGTTCGGGCGTCCGGTGGTGGTATTCGAACCGACATCGCATTCGGCCGAGAAGTTCGTGACGAGACTGTTCGACGAGGGTCTCGTCGCCGATGTCCTGCCGACTCCGATGTTCGCACTGAGCCGCGCGGATTTCGCCGAATGGGCGGGTAATCGCCACCAGTTTCGGATGGAGACCTTCTATCGTGATCAGCGCCGACGGTTCGACATCCTGATGTCGGGCGACGATCCCGTCGACGGCACATGGAACCTCGACGAGGAGAACCGAGAACCTCCGCCCAAGAAGCAAGTGACTATCGGCGTCGATCCGCCGTGGTGGCCGACCGAGGACGCGATCGACGAACAGGTCAGGGCCGACCTCGATTCGATGGGGCTGGCGACGGTGGGAACCGATGGGCCTCGCCTGTTCGCGGTCACCGCGGACGAGGCACGACGCGCGCTGGACCACTTCGTCTCCTACCGTCTGCAGGACTTCGGCACGTACGAGGACGCCGTCATGACCGAGGACTGGACGATGGCGCATTCGCTGCTGTCGGTGCCGCTGAACCTGGGCTTGCTCGAACCCGTGCATGTCGCCGAGGAGGCCGAGAAGGCATGGCGCGACGGCGATGCGTCGCTCGCCTCGGTGGAAGGCTTCGTCAGGCAGGTGCTGGGCTGGCGTGAGTACGTGTGGCACCTGTACTGGCACTTCGGTCCCGAATACCTGGACCGCAACGAACTGAACGCACATTTCCCACTGCCGAAGTGGTTCACCGACCTGGACGGCGACGAGCCCATCGCAGCATGCCTCGCGCACACGCTCGGTGAAGTGCGGGACCGCGGGTGGGTACACCACATTCCGCGCCTGATGATCCTCGGAAACTTTGCACTGCAACGTGGCTACGACCCGAAGGCCCTGACGGAATGGTTCGCGACCGCATTCGTCGACGGGTTCGCGTGGGTCATGCCCGTCAACGTCATCGGGATGAGCCAACACGCCGACGGCGGCCTGATCGCCACCAAGCCGTACGCGTCGGGCGGCGCCTATCTGAATCGGATGACCGATCATTGCGGCGGGTGCGAATACAACCCGAAGAAGCGCCTGGGGCGTGACGCGTGCCCGTTCACTGCTGGATATTGGTCGTTCGTGCACCGCCATCGAGATCGTCTGGCGCACAACCACCGAACTGCACGACAGGTGTCCTCTATGAACCGATTGTCCGATCTGGAGCAGGTGCTCGAGCAGGAGGCACAGCGCGAGGTGTTCTGACGGTCGGTGCGTGGCACAATCGTCCCGATGTCCGATCGCGAGGAGATTGCTGGTGGGGAGGTTGGACCCTCCACGCCCGAGAGCTTCCCTGAATGGTTCGTCGATCGGTTCGCCGGCTACTGGCAGTCGGGCGGCGCGTCACGCATCGAGGGCCGGATCGTCGGCTATCTTCTCGTCAACGAGTCACCCGGTGTCTCAGCGGCAGAGCTGGCCGAAGCACTCGGTACCAGCCGCGGTTCGGTGTCGAACTACATCAGGCGGCTGATTGCCCGGGGCTTCGTCAAGCAGGTACGACGCCCGAAAGACCGGATGCACTACTACGTCATGGACGCCGACGTGTGGGGCGGATTCCTCGAGAACGAGCACGCGTACCTGGAGAACCAGCGAGCGCTCGCCACTGAGGCATTGAGGTACACCGACCCGAGTGGGCCGGCGTACCTCCGGGTGCTCAACATGCGCGACTACATGGGCTGGATCATCGACAACCGCATGCTTCGCAGCGAGTGGAATCGGTTCAAGGCCGAGCGCGATGGGCCGGGAGCGGAGCCTGCGGAGTGACCTGTCAACCAGCCAGCTTCCCGACCGCCTCGTCGATCATCGGTACGTATCGCTCGAGCGCCCACGGCACGGTCAGAGGGTTGATGATCGAGGAAGCGGTGACGAATGGCTGATCGGTCGGTGCGACCACCGACCCACGCGAGATCGCCGGTATTTGGTTGTAGGCCGGCTGCGCCTCGGTGTCGCGACGGTTCTGCCCGTCCGAGTAGAAGGTGAAGATCAGATCGGAGTCGTTCAGCAGATTCGCGTTCTCGAGACCGATCACCGACGAGTCCGTTCCTTCGGTTTCGTCGAGGGTGTACACGACGGGATCGACTGTGAGCCCGAGGGCCCGAACCATCGCCACTCGCTGTTCCTCGGCGAGGAACACCCCGAGAGTGCCCGGTCCGGTGTTGTAGATGTACGAGAACGTGACGTCCTGATATTCCGGGTG is part of the Rhodococcus sovatensis genome and encodes:
- a CDS encoding ParA family protein; protein product: MATVIATINLKGGVGKSTTTAALAEFMSAEFGYRVLLVDLDPQTNLTTMMIGEQRWQIVNDEGSTVNSLFASALDAGLPEFDVEKAVQHGASPLESVRGVDLIASSLDLMETQEEMNAWQYEVPGSLEPLLVLRAALAGLQSSYDFILLDCAPNLGIVTANGLMMADAYVVPAIPDVLSTYGIPQLQRRVQRFTDRTGHGVTPLGVIITKYRSSSTLHRATIERLQSAVFEYESLPACEREARPRPPTVIPHWIPESNQIAQSADFFDFGTLRQKYGNHGQFDALRNMTEHIIAGVGVYL
- a CDS encoding cryptochrome/photolyase family protein, with amino-acid sequence MSSPLWLFGDQLGPHFHSTPEHQDRDVLLVESVRVLRRKTFHRQKLHLVLSGMRHLADELGGRATYLRTETYREALEKFGRPVVVFEPTSHSAEKFVTRLFDEGLVADVLPTPMFALSRADFAEWAGNRHQFRMETFYRDQRRRFDILMSGDDPVDGTWNLDEENREPPPKKQVTIGVDPPWWPTEDAIDEQVRADLDSMGLATVGTDGPRLFAVTADEARRALDHFVSYRLQDFGTYEDAVMTEDWTMAHSLLSVPLNLGLLEPVHVAEEAEKAWRDGDASLASVEGFVRQVLGWREYVWHLYWHFGPEYLDRNELNAHFPLPKWFTDLDGDEPIAACLAHTLGEVRDRGWVHHIPRLMILGNFALQRGYDPKALTEWFATAFVDGFAWVMPVNVIGMSQHADGGLIATKPYASGGAYLNRMTDHCGGCEYNPKKRLGRDACPFTAGYWSFVHRHRDRLAHNHRTARQVSSMNRLSDLEQVLEQEAQREVF
- a CDS encoding GbsR/MarR family transcriptional regulator, which codes for MSDREEIAGGEVGPSTPESFPEWFVDRFAGYWQSGGASRIEGRIVGYLLVNESPGVSAAELAEALGTSRGSVSNYIRRLIARGFVKQVRRPKDRMHYYVMDADVWGGFLENEHAYLENQRALATEALRYTDPSGPAYLRVLNMRDYMGWIIDNRMLRSEWNRFKAERDGPGAEPAE